From Planctomycetota bacterium:
CCGACCACCTCGGCGAGGAGGTCGTCGTAGCGCACCCGGCGGAACGGCCGGGCGAGATCGACGTCGCGCCCCATCCACCGGACCACCGGCGGCGTGCCGGCGGCGGCCGCCGCGGCGGCGACGATCGCCTCGGTGAGGTCCATCATCGTCGTGTAGTCGCCGTAGGCCTCGTAGGCCTCGAGCATCGTGAACTCGGGGTTGTGGCGCGGGCTGACCCCTTCGTTGCGGTAGACGCGGCCGAGTTCGAAGACCCGCTCCAGCCCGCCGACGAGGAGCCGCTTGAGGTGCAGCTCCAGCGCGATCCGTAGCACGAGCGCCATGTCGAGCGCGTTGTGGTGCGTGGAGAACGGCCGGGCCGCGGCGCCGCCGGCCGATTCCTGGAGCGTCGGCCCCTCGACCTCGAGGTAGCCGCGTTCGGTGAGCGTCTGGCGGACGGCGGCGACGATCCGGCTGCGGGCCATGAAGCGCTCGCGCACACCCTCGCCGTGGATCAGGTCGAGGTACCGCTGGCGCTGCTTCTGCTCGGGATCGACGAGGCCGTGGTATTTGTCGGGGGGCGTCTCCAGCGACTTGCCGAGAAACGCCAGGGCCGAGGCGAAGATCGTCATCTCGCCGGTCTTCGACCAGCCGAGCCGGCCGTCGATGCCGACGAGGTCGCCGAGGTCGAGGCAGTCGGCCAACTGCCAGGCCTCGGGGCCGACCTGCTTCTTGCCGATCATCACCTGGATCCGGCCGCTGCGGTCGGCGAGATCGAGGAACACCAGGCTCCCGGCGCTGCGCTGGAGCATGATCCGCCCCGCCACGCGCACCGCAGGTCCGTCGTCGGCCGGCGGCTCTCCGGCCGGGCGGCGGAGCGGCTCGCCGGCGGCGCGGACCGTGGCGATCGGTGTCGCGCCGTCGAAGCGGCGGCCCCACGGGTCGTGGCCGAGGGCGGCGATCCGGGCGAGCTTGTCGCGGCGCGCCTTCTCGAGCGCGGCGGCGACGCCGCCCGAGTCGGAGTCGTGGCCGAAGGGTGAAGGGGGCGGGGGCATGGCGGGTCGCGCAGGGGAGGGACGGCGGCGATTGTCGGGATCGGTGCCGATTTGGAGAAGGGCAGTCGGCGCGGCGGTTTTCTCGGCTGTTTCCCACTGGCCGGCGGTCGCGCTCCTTTCCCGCCCCCGCC
This genomic window contains:
- the lysS gene encoding lysine--tRNA ligase; this encodes MPPPPSPFGHDSDSGGVAAALEKARRDKLARIAALGHDPWGRRFDGATPIATVRAAGEPLRRPAGEPPADDGPAVRVAGRIMLQRSAGSLVFLDLADRSGRIQVMIGKKQVGPEAWQLADCLDLGDLVGIDGRLGWSKTGEMTIFASALAFLGKSLETPPDKYHGLVDPEQKQRQRYLDLIHGEGVRERFMARSRIVAAVRQTLTERGYLEVEGPTLQESAGGAAARPFSTHHNALDMALVLRIALELHLKRLLVGGLERVFELGRVYRNEGVSPRHNPEFTMLEAYEAYGDYTTMMDLTEAIVAAAAAAAGTPPVVRWMGRDVDLARPFRRVRYDDLLAEVVGCDPADPGALAAAAAARGIETTGRHPDVIKSDLFEATCEQSLVAPTFVIDYPAAICPLTKRKAGRPEIAERFELYVAGMELANAYTELNDPDLQEELFRTQLAGLPAEESMARMDHDFLRALRHGMPPAGGLGIGIDRLVMLLTESSSIRDVILFPLLRPVGD